In Ovis canadensis isolate MfBH-ARS-UI-01 breed Bighorn chromosome 3, ARS-UI_OviCan_v2, whole genome shotgun sequence, one DNA window encodes the following:
- the POLE4 gene encoding DNA polymerase epsilon subunit 4: MAAVAPGSGASREEEGTGGDAATPQPPAPTSAPGARLSRLPLARVKALVKADPDVTLAGQEAIFILARAAELFVETIAKDAYCCAQQGKRKTLQRRDLDNAIEAVDEFAFLEGTLD; encoded by the exons ATGGCGGCGGTGGCGCCTGGAAGCGGGGCTTCCCGGGAGGAGGAGGGCACCGGTGGGGACGCAGCCACGCCGCAGCCCCCAGCCCCGACGAGTGCGCCCGGAGCTCGTCTCTCGAGGCTGCCTCTGGCGCGAGTGAAGGCCTTGGTGAAGGCGGACCCCGACGTGACTCTCGCGGGACAGGAAGCCATCTTCATTCTGGCACGCGCCGCG GAACTGTTTGTGGAAACCATTGCAAAAGATGCCTACTGTTGTGCTCAACAAGGGAAGAGGAAAACTCTTCAGAGGAGAGATTTGG ATAATGCAATAGAAGCTGTGGATGAATTTGCTTTTCTGGAAG GTACTTTGGATTGA